The Leptospira bouyouniensis genome has a segment encoding these proteins:
- a CDS encoding GyrI-like domain-containing protein, producing MAELSEPLVQTETFTVMGLRIRTSNVPGDAEVKIPAIYSKFYKEDIPKKMEMLRKFDPLFAVYSSYESDENGAYDFLLGYAVESNTKALPGMEIMHIKSQKGRYFAIQPGPPEEVVPKFWAEIWNHPEIPKIRTFQTDWEEYSEAGIRVFLSTT from the coding sequence ATGGCGGAATTATCAGAACCATTGGTTCAAACGGAAACATTTACGGTGATGGGACTTCGTATCCGAACTTCCAATGTACCTGGAGATGCTGAGGTTAAAATTCCAGCCATTTATTCAAAATTTTATAAAGAAGACATTCCCAAAAAAATGGAAATGTTAAGAAAATTTGATCCTTTATTTGCAGTTTATTCTTCATATGAATCTGATGAAAATGGAGCGTATGACTTTTTGTTAGGTTATGCAGTCGAATCAAATACAAAAGCACTTCCTGGTATGGAAATCATGCATATAAAATCACAAAAAGGACGTTACTTTGCGATCCAACCAGGTCCTCCGGAAGAAGTGGTTCCAAAATTTTGGGCCGAAATTTGGAATCATCCGGAAATTCCGAAAATCAGAACCTTTCAAACCGATTGGGAAGAATATTCCGAAGCAGGGATTCGAGTTTTTTTATCAACAACTTAG